The stretch of DNA TCACGTCGACCGCATCGAGAACATGACCGAGGAGCAGGTGACGGCGCTCTTCCACAAGGCCCGCGCCGTCGAATACCAGCGTGTCGTGCAGGGGTGCCGGGAGATCCTCGCGCAGCTCGATCGTTACCGGGCGAACCACCGCGGGTCCGTCGCGCAACCGCGCGGCAAGCTCGACGGCCTCAAGCGCGAGCTGGACCGGATCCAGGCCATCGACTATCTGGAGGCGCCCCTCGGTCGGCGCGCCCGGGCGCTGTGGGAGACGACGGCGAAGCGTCTCCGCACGGCGGAGAGCCGGCCGCGGGCGGCGGGCGGCCGGCATCGCGCGTCGTTGCCACCCCGCGGCAGTACATGGGTCACGCGTCCGCGGCCGCACATCGACCGCATCGCGTCGGCGTGGCTCATCAAGCGGTTCTGCGATCCCGACGCGAAATTTGCCTTCGCGGACGCCGCCGACGCGGCCCGCAAGGGCATACCCTTCGACGTCCTCGGCGCCGACTTCGGCCACCATGGCGAGGACTGCACCTTCGAGACGCTCGTCAAGCGCTTCGGAATCAAGGACCGGCGTGTGAAGGTGATCGCCGAGATCGTCCACGAGGCCGACCTGCACGACGGCAAGTTCACGCGGAACGAGTCCACGGGCGTTGATCTCGCCATCAAGGGGCTCGCGGTGAGCACACCGGACGATCATGAACTGCTCGAGCAGGGCATGGCGATCTTCGACGGCCTCTACGCCGTGTTGAAGCAGAAGACATAGCACGTTCACACCGACACAGGGGAGAGCGAAACATGAGAAAGACGACGATCGCGCTGGCGTTTCTCGTGGCGTGGTGTTTTGCGGTACCGACGGGTTGGGCGCAGAAGTACGACGACAAGGAGCACGCGGAACTCGCGAAGGCGATGAAGGTCGCGAAGGTGTCCCTGCAGCGCGGCCTGTCGGCGAGCGCGCGGGAGGGTACGCCGATCTCCGCCAAGTACGAGGTCGAGCACGGCAAGCTGCAGCTCTCCATCTACACGATGAAGGGCGACAAGTTCTCGGAAGTCATCGTTGATCACAAGACGGGCAAGGTCGCAAAGGCGGAGCCGATCACGGGCGGGGAAGACCTCACGGCCGCGACGGTGCAGAGCGAGGCGATGGCGAAAGCAAAGCGGTCGCTCGATGCTGCGGCCTCTGAAGCCGTGAAAGAGAACAAGGGGTTCCGCGCGGTCAGCGTCATGCCGGCGATCAAGGACGGCCATCCCGTCGCCGACGTCACGCTGGTCAAGGGCGCCGCGTGGAAGACCGTGGCCGAGAAGCTGGACTAGGAGGCCAGGTTGCGGGGCGCGACGATGTCGCGACGGGAGCTCTTGAGGGTGGCGCTGACCGTGCTCGGCGCCTACGGCCTCACGCGGCCCGGGCCAGCACTCGCCGCGCCAGCGGAGATCAAGGTGCCGGACGACATTCCCGTCGAGCGCTTGGACTTCGAGGCCAAGGGTATCGAAGGCTGGACAAGGGTAGACGGCCAGTGGGCGGTCGAGGATATGGCCGGTGCGCCGAGCGGCAAGAAGGTCCTCGTGCAGCGCGCGACCCAGAACACGTTCAACGTCATCGTGGCCCCCCCGGGTCCCTACACCGACGTCGACGTGTCCATGAAGTTCAAGCCGATCTCCGGCCGGGAAGACGCCTCGGGCGGCATCGTCTTCCGGTTCAGCGACGGCAAGTATTACGTTGTCCGGGCCAACGGGCTCGAGGACAACTTCCGGCTGTACTCCTACGACCGTGGCCGCCGGGAGCTCGCGAGCGCAAGCGTGAAGGCGCCGGCGCTCGGTCAGTGGCACACGATCCGCGTCGTGGCCGTCGGCGACCACATGCAGGGCTGGCTCAACGGCAAGCTCCTGCTCGACCATCGGAACGCGAGGTTCCGCGCCGGGCGGGTGGGCCTCTGGACGAAGGCGGATTCCGTCACGGCCTTTGACGACCTCTCGATCCGTGGCGTGACCGGAGGCGGGTAAGGCGGCGCGCTGGCATAACGCTCGCGATGTCGGGAACGGGCCGGCAGGAAAAGGTCCTCGGAGTTCGTCGTTCCCGCTCAATAGACACGAAAGGGGAAGCCATGACGTCAGCAGTCCTTCGTCATTCCGTACTCTCCGCCGTCGTGCTGGTCATGACGGCGACCGTCGCCCCCGCCCAGCCCGAGACTGAGTGGGTGGCGGTCGAGCAGGCGCTTGCTTACAAGGGAGCGGTGCAGCCGGGCGGCGTCTTCCGCGTGGGCATGCCCCGGACCGATCTGAAGGTCACGGTGCAGGGTGTGGAGGTGAGGCCGGGGTTCGCGCTGGGCTCGTATGCGGCGTTCCGAAAGATGAGCCAGGGCGCCATGGTCATGGGCGACTTGGTCCTGCTCGACGCGGAGGTCCCGAAGGTGATGTCCGGGCTCTTGGAGCGTGGGCTCAGCGTCACGGCCCTGCACAATCATCTGAACGAGATGTCGCCGCACGTGATGTACATGCACTACAGCGGCCGGGGCGATCCGGTGCAGTTGGCGAAGGCGCTCCGCGAGGCCCTCAGCGCGAGCGGCACACCCTTTGGCGCCCCGCCGGCGGGGGGCGGCACCCAAGGCCCGACGATCGACCAGCCGCAGGTCGAGGGCGTGCTCGGACGGACCGGCAGGGTCACCAACGGCATTCTTCAGGTGAGCGTTGGCCGGGCCGAGCGCATCAGGGAGAACGGGATGGAACTGTTGCCGGCGATGGGCGTGGCCACGGTGCTCAACTTCCAGCCGACCGGCAACGGCAAGGTGGCGATCACCGGCGATTTCGTGCTGATCGCGTCCGAGGTGAACAAGGTCGCGCGTACGCTGCGAGAGCACGGCATCCAGGTGACGGCGGTTCACAACCATGCGCTCGCGGACACCCCCCGGCTTATTTATATGCACTTCTGGGCGAACGACGATGCCGTGAAGTTGGCGCAGGGGCTCCGGGCGGCGCTCGATCTGACCAACAGCGCGAAGGCCAAGTAGCGCCGTCGGCCGTGTGTGTGAGTCAGACGAAGGAAGGGGGCTGCCGATGACGTGGGTGACCCGTGAAAAGGCGCGCGTTGACCGCGACAAGGACGCGCTGTTCCTGTTCGTGCCGGCCGACCAGGTGATGGCGGTGGCCGAGCGCGAAGGGGCGGTCCCGTACGACGTTCCGGGGGTGGAGCTGGGCCACCACGGTGACCGCTGCTCGTTCGACGCGTTCCTGGACAAATACAAGCTTGACGATCCGGCGCTCCTCCTGCTCGCCCTCATTGTGCGCGGAGCGTGGCGTGCCCGACGTCGTCTTCTTCAGCTCGGCTCTCCGGCATCTCTATGTCGCGATCGGGAACCCCGGGGTCATTGATGTCTTCGATACCGACACGATGCGCCGTCTTGAGAGCGTCCACACGGGGCGTGGGGCGCACACGATCGGCTTCGACGCGGTCCGCAACGCCGTGTACGCCTTCTTGCCGGATAGGCATCGGGCGGCGGTCTACCGGGACCAGGCGGGGTAGAGGAGCACGGTGTGGGCGAGCGTCGATTCGGAGGCGCGACCCTGCCGGCGGACCGCCGACCTCCTGTAGAATCGCCCGCGACAGCCGGAACCTGAGACGGGAGGGCCACCGCCCCTGAGGACCAGGATGCTCGCAGCGCCCGTACGCTCTCCGGTCGCCTGCCTGGGCGCCTGATGTCCGGCGCCGCGCTGGCCCTCGTCCTCAGCGCGGCCGTCCTGCACTCGGGCTGGAACGCGCTCTCCAAGCGCGGGCGAGACCCGCTGTGCTTTCTCTGGTCGGCCGGCACGCTGGCGACGGTCTTCTGCCTGCCCCTCGGCGTGCGGGTTCTGCTGGCCGACGGCTTGCCCGCCTCCGCGCTGCCCTACGTCTTCGCCACGATCGTCCTGCACGCCGTCTACTTCTACGCGCTGGGACGCTCGTACCGCTCGGGCGAGTTCTCGCTGGTCTATCCGATCGCCCGTGGCTTCGGCGTGGCGCTGGTACCGATCTTCGCGCTGCTGCTCCTGGACGAGCGCCTGTCGCCCCTGGGCACCGCCGGCATCGCCCTGGTCGTGGTGGGCATCGTCGGCCTCCAGCTCACCAGCCGGGGCTGGACGGGGATCGTGGCCCAGCTGAGCCACGTGGGGCCGGGGACGTGGTGGGCGCTGTTCACCGGAGTCATGACCGCGTCGTACTCTCTGGTGGACAAGGCGGGCGTGGCCTACCTCCACCCCGTGCCCTACATCGCGCTCATGTTCCTGGGGATGAATCTCCTGCTGTTGCCGGTGATCCTGGCCGACACCGCCGCCCTCCGGCGGGAGTGGGCCGCGAACTGGCGCACGATCCTGGTCGCGTCCGTGCTGACGGCGACCGCCTACCTGCTCGTCCTCTTCGCCTTCCGCCTCTCCAAGGCCGGCTACGTGGTCGCCACGCGCGAGGTCTCCATCGTGCTCTCGGCGCTCATCGGCAGCCTGTGGTTGAAGGAGGGCGCACTGGGGCCGCGCCTGGCGGGGGCGGTGGTGGTGCTGGCGGGCGTCGCCTGCGTGGCGCTGGCGCGCTAGGGCCGGCGCGGTCCCCGGGGCGTTCTGGCCGGGGGTCGTTAGGGGGGTCGCCCCTCTAACGTTTGAGGGAAATCACGGAGTGGTCGCGGGTGGGCGCCGCCTCGATGGGATTGGTCTTGGTCATGC from Candidatus Methylomirabilota bacterium encodes:
- a CDS encoding chromate resistance protein ChrB domain-containing protein encodes the protein MRWLTLLMSLPPTPTRHRVGVWRKLQRMGAVRLRGSAWILPETAETTELFQWLVQEVQSFCGEATLLHVDRIENMTEEQVTALFHKARAVEYQRVVQGCREILAQLDRYRANHRGSVAQPRGKLDGLKRELDRIQAIDYLEAPLGRRARALWETTAKRLRTAESRPRAAGGRHRASLPPRGSTWVTRPRPHIDRIASAWLIKRFCDPDAKFAFADAADAARKGIPFDVLGADFGHHGEDCTFETLVKRFGIKDRRVKVIAEIVHEADLHDGKFTRNESTGVDLAIKGLAVSTPDDHELLEQGMAIFDGLYAVLKQKT
- a CDS encoding family 16 glycoside hydrolase; protein product: MSRRELLRVALTVLGAYGLTRPGPALAAPAEIKVPDDIPVERLDFEAKGIEGWTRVDGQWAVEDMAGAPSGKKVLVQRATQNTFNVIVAPPGPYTDVDVSMKFKPISGREDASGGIVFRFSDGKYYVVRANGLEDNFRLYSYDRGRRELASASVKAPALGQWHTIRVVAVGDHMQGWLNGKLLLDHRNARFRAGRVGLWTKADSVTAFDDLSIRGVTGGG
- a CDS encoding DUF1259 domain-containing protein, which codes for MTSAVLRHSVLSAVVLVMTATVAPAQPETEWVAVEQALAYKGAVQPGGVFRVGMPRTDLKVTVQGVEVRPGFALGSYAAFRKMSQGAMVMGDLVLLDAEVPKVMSGLLERGLSVTALHNHLNEMSPHVMYMHYSGRGDPVQLAKALREALSASGTPFGAPPAGGGTQGPTIDQPQVEGVLGRTGRVTNGILQVSVGRAERIRENGMELLPAMGVATVLNFQPTGNGKVAITGDFVLIASEVNKVARTLREHGIQVTAVHNHALADTPRLIYMHFWANDDAVKLAQGLRAALDLTNSAKAK
- a CDS encoding DMT family transporter; translation: MSGAALALVLSAAVLHSGWNALSKRGRDPLCFLWSAGTLATVFCLPLGVRVLLADGLPASALPYVFATIVLHAVYFYALGRSYRSGEFSLVYPIARGFGVALVPIFALLLLDERLSPLGTAGIALVVVGIVGLQLTSRGWTGIVAQLSHVGPGTWWALFTGVMTASYSLVDKAGVAYLHPVPYIALMFLGMNLLLLPVILADTAALRREWAANWRTILVASVLTATAYLLVLFAFRLSKAGYVVATREVSIVLSALIGSLWLKEGALGPRLAGAVVVLAGVACVALAR